The following proteins are encoded in a genomic region of Dehalococcoidia bacterium:
- a CDS encoding FAD-dependent oxidoreductase, which yields MSDRVLVIGGGIAGIQAALDLVESGAKVTLVEKGATIGGKMAVLDKNFPTLDCSICIEAPKMSEVGQHPNIELLRLAQVEAVEGEAGAFTVTIRQRADFVTDVCTRCAECVPVCPVLLPNEYEAGIASRKAIYTPIPQAVPGPYVIDLEHCLNEPPNYFPCDRCYQACSPGAIDFFMPLERVVRREVAAIIVATGFEMLDPSLMPELGYGRHPDVLTSLEFERLLTSAGPTGGEIVCPSDGRHPHSILFALCVGSRDRRFFRHCSRFCCMYSIKHAFQAVDHGVADVRVMYMDVRAYGKGFDAFFHRTRERGVQFIRGRPALVQPNGRGLEVRFEDTVTGSLETMTVDMVVLAPAVRPPQDLRQLAQVLKVDVDEDGFLAAWEMRGGLIATSRPGIYAAGCATGPKDIPDSVAEASAAAAAALAHLSRRSWPEPPQVEPITELHPPRIGVFVCHCGSNIAGVVDVARVAQYARTLPDVVHAQTQMFSCASDTQEEIVRLIREKGLNRVVVAACSPKTHEPIFRRVLVRAGLNPFLLEMVNLRNQDSWVHGDYREEATIKAMDMVRMGVDKARLLEPLEIGGTPVVRRALVVGGGIAGMTAAINLARQGYETHLVEKERHLGGLLRRLREVAPAGLDAHALLETKERELAEAGVHVHLGTEVEVISGHVGNFHARLSSGEELDVGAVILATGAVPYQPTQFGYGHIPQVVTNLELETMDEVPGQRVTFVACVGSRTDTRGCSRYCCQSMMAQALRLRRQGKKVRILYKDIRTFSRQAEELYEEAMRAGVQFIRYDPEKSPEEVIIFRDGEVMVHDTLLGETLRVPTDLLVLVVGLNPAENPVAQQLKVPQSEDGFLLELHPKLGPAEAPFPGIYLAGTCQAAKDVREAVAQGLAAAAKAGRILAKETIEKDPLTARLIEDRCIYCGRCVPVCPFGAIEMLGPIKQGPLRIIEAACQGCGACAAECNFDAILMPYFTKEQIMAQIEVALAERPQEKVLVFACNWCSYAGADQAGIEKIQYPPSARIIRTMCSARVEEDFIARAFQLGAGAVLVTGCRLTEKGSDCHYNYANRHTQKRFEFWRRKFSRQGIAPERLQLAWVSAAEGKEFAAKMWEMDQVVKSHAR from the coding sequence GTGAGCGACCGCGTGCTGGTCATCGGCGGTGGCATCGCGGGCATCCAGGCTGCTCTGGATCTGGTTGAGTCGGGGGCCAAGGTAACCTTGGTGGAGAAAGGGGCCACCATCGGGGGTAAGATGGCTGTGCTGGACAAGAACTTCCCCACCTTGGACTGCTCCATCTGCATCGAGGCCCCCAAGATGTCGGAGGTGGGGCAGCACCCCAATATCGAGCTGTTGCGCCTGGCCCAGGTGGAGGCTGTGGAAGGGGAAGCCGGGGCGTTCACAGTGACCATCCGCCAGCGGGCAGACTTCGTGACCGATGTATGCACAAGATGTGCCGAGTGCGTTCCTGTCTGCCCTGTGTTATTGCCCAATGAGTATGAGGCCGGCATCGCCTCTCGCAAGGCCATTTACACCCCCATCCCCCAGGCCGTCCCGGGGCCTTACGTCATCGATCTGGAGCACTGCCTCAATGAGCCGCCCAATTACTTCCCCTGTGACCGCTGCTACCAGGCCTGTAGCCCAGGGGCCATCGACTTCTTCATGCCTCTCGAGCGGGTGGTGCGTCGGGAGGTGGCCGCCATCATAGTGGCTACCGGGTTTGAGATGTTGGACCCCTCTCTTATGCCCGAGCTGGGATATGGTCGTCATCCCGATGTCCTTACCTCTCTGGAGTTTGAGCGGCTTCTGACCTCTGCTGGGCCTACGGGAGGGGAGATCGTTTGCCCTTCCGATGGGCGCCATCCTCACAGCATTCTGTTCGCCCTGTGCGTGGGCTCCCGCGACCGGCGGTTCTTCCGTCACTGCTCCCGCTTCTGCTGCATGTATTCTATTAAGCACGCCTTCCAGGCCGTGGATCACGGGGTGGCCGACGTGCGAGTCATGTACATGGATGTGCGGGCCTATGGCAAGGGGTTTGATGCCTTCTTCCACCGCACCCGTGAGAGGGGGGTGCAGTTCATCCGTGGTCGTCCGGCCCTTGTTCAGCCCAACGGGCGTGGGCTAGAGGTCCGTTTTGAGGACACAGTGACGGGCTCCTTGGAGACCATGACGGTGGACATGGTGGTGCTGGCGCCGGCGGTGCGCCCTCCCCAAGACCTGCGCCAATTGGCCCAGGTGCTGAAGGTGGACGTGGATGAGGATGGCTTTCTGGCGGCCTGGGAGATGCGGGGTGGGCTCATCGCCACCTCCCGGCCTGGCATCTACGCTGCAGGGTGTGCCACTGGCCCTAAGGATATCCCGGACAGCGTGGCTGAGGCATCAGCAGCCGCCGCCGCTGCCCTCGCCCACTTGTCGCGGCGGTCATGGCCTGAACCGCCGCAGGTAGAGCCCATTACTGAGCTTCATCCGCCACGCATCGGTGTCTTCGTCTGCCATTGTGGGTCTAACATCGCTGGGGTCGTGGATGTGGCCAGGGTGGCCCAATATGCCCGCACGCTGCCAGACGTGGTCCATGCCCAAACTCAGATGTTCAGCTGCGCCAGCGATACGCAGGAGGAGATAGTGCGCCTTATTCGAGAGAAGGGGCTTAACCGGGTGGTGGTGGCCGCTTGCTCGCCCAAGACCCACGAACCTATCTTCCGTAGGGTTCTGGTGCGGGCGGGCCTCAACCCCTTCCTGCTGGAGATGGTGAACCTGCGCAATCAGGACTCCTGGGTCCATGGCGATTACCGTGAGGAGGCCACCATTAAGGCCATGGACATGGTGCGCATGGGGGTGGACAAGGCCCGCCTCCTGGAGCCATTGGAGATAGGAGGCACCCCGGTGGTCAGGCGAGCCTTGGTGGTGGGAGGCGGCATCGCTGGCATGACAGCGGCCATCAACCTGGCTCGTCAAGGCTATGAGACCCATCTGGTGGAGAAAGAGAGGCACCTAGGAGGGCTGCTTCGCCGGCTGCGGGAGGTGGCCCCTGCAGGTTTGGACGCCCACGCCCTTCTGGAGACCAAGGAGCGGGAGCTGGCTGAGGCTGGCGTGCATGTCCATCTGGGCACCGAGGTGGAGGTTATCAGTGGGCATGTGGGCAACTTCCATGCTCGTCTTTCCTCCGGTGAGGAGTTGGACGTAGGGGCGGTCATCTTGGCTACGGGGGCCGTGCCCTATCAGCCCACCCAGTTTGGCTACGGTCACATCCCCCAAGTGGTGACCAATCTGGAGTTAGAGACCATGGACGAGGTTCCAGGGCAAAGGGTGACCTTTGTAGCCTGCGTGGGCTCCCGCACCGACACCAGAGGTTGCTCTCGTTACTGCTGCCAAAGCATGATGGCCCAGGCCCTGCGCCTGCGTCGCCAGGGCAAGAAGGTACGCATCCTCTACAAAGACATACGCACCTTCAGCCGTCAGGCGGAGGAGCTGTATGAGGAGGCCATGCGTGCTGGCGTCCAGTTCATCCGGTACGACCCCGAAAAGAGCCCTGAGGAGGTCATCATCTTCCGGGATGGGGAGGTAATGGTCCACGACACTCTTTTGGGAGAGACACTGCGGGTACCCACTGACCTATTGGTGTTGGTAGTGGGTTTGAACCCTGCGGAGAACCCTGTGGCCCAGCAACTGAAGGTGCCTCAAAGCGAGGACGGCTTCCTTCTGGAGCTCCACCCCAAGCTAGGGCCCGCCGAGGCCCCGTTCCCGGGCATCTATCTGGCAGGCACGTGCCAGGCGGCCAAGGACGTGCGGGAGGCGGTGGCCCAGGGGCTGGCAGCGGCGGCCAAGGCCGGGCGCATCCTGGCCAAGGAGACCATCGAGAAGGATCCCCTCACTGCCAGGCTCATCGAGGATAGGTGCATCTATTGCGGCCGTTGTGTGCCTGTCTGCCCCTTTGGGGCCATCGAGATGTTGGGCCCCATTAAGCAGGGCCCCCTGCGCATCATTGAGGCAGCCTGCCAGGGGTGCGGGGCCTGCGCCGCCGAGTGCAACTTCGATGCCATCCTAATGCCATACTTCACCAAGGAGCAGATCATGGCCCAGATCGAGGTCGCCTTGGCCGAGCGGCCGCAGGAAAAGGTGCTGGTGTTCGCCTGCAACTGGTGCTCCTATGCCGGAGCCGACCAGGCGGGCATCGAGAAGATCCAGTATCCCCCATCGGCTCGCATTATCCGCACCATGTGCTCGGCGCGGGTGGAGGAGGACTTCATCGCCCGCGCCTTCCAGCTGGGGGCGGGAGCGGTGCTGGTGACCGGCTGCCGTCTCACTGAGAAGGGCTCAGACTGCCACTATAACTACGCAAACCGTCACACCCAGAAGCGATTTGAGTTCTGGCGGCGCAAGTTCTCCCGCCAAGGCATCGCGCCCGAGCGACTGCAACTGGCTTGGGTCTCCGCTGCCGAGGGCAAGGAGTTCGCCGCCAAGATGTGGGAGATGGATCAGGTGGTGAAAAGCCATGCCCGGTGA
- a CDS encoding (Fe-S)-binding protein has product MPGEPLQADQALLLDDELWEQVVRASDGMASLCYQCGVCTAACPWGLVLKEPLNVRRLIRRAQLGLEVGGDALWLCTTCGLCELSCPRQVAISQVMLSLRRVAWRRRQVPRGLSRVLWDIQFDGNPWGSPPSHRSAWARGLGVPQFSATDHQVLYYVGCTVAYDRRAQRVARALVSLFRAAAVPFGILGDDEPCCGHAARDLGQLEYARHLAQQGAEIFRRAGVRTLVATSPHCYDMFSRHYPPVSDSFRPLHYTSFLAQLVEEGRLCFRPLPWRVTFHDPCYLGRRHGVVEEPRRILRAIPQLELKEMAHTGPKTLCCGGGGGRMWLETEAYARLSHLRVEEAAATGAQVLVTACPHCIACLEDSVKLRGLPLRVMDVAEVAAAALAGGEMP; this is encoded by the coding sequence ATGCCCGGTGAGCCTTTGCAGGCCGACCAGGCTCTCCTTCTGGACGATGAGCTTTGGGAACAGGTGGTCAGGGCCTCTGATGGTATGGCTAGCCTTTGCTACCAGTGTGGCGTTTGCACTGCCGCCTGTCCTTGGGGCCTGGTGCTGAAGGAGCCCTTAAACGTTCGTCGCCTTATCCGCCGCGCCCAGCTGGGCTTAGAGGTCGGGGGCGATGCGCTATGGCTATGCACCACCTGTGGCCTTTGCGAGCTGAGCTGCCCTCGCCAAGTGGCGATATCGCAGGTGATGCTCTCCCTGCGGCGGGTGGCCTGGCGCCGCCGGCAAGTGCCGCGAGGGCTATCTCGTGTCCTTTGGGATATCCAGTTCGATGGCAACCCCTGGGGGAGCCCACCCTCCCACCGCTCTGCCTGGGCTCGCGGCCTGGGCGTGCCCCAGTTCTCAGCGACAGACCATCAGGTCCTCTACTACGTGGGGTGTACAGTGGCTTACGACCGGCGGGCGCAGAGGGTGGCCCGGGCTCTCGTCTCTTTGTTCCGGGCGGCGGCGGTGCCCTTCGGCATTCTGGGCGACGACGAACCCTGCTGTGGTCATGCTGCCAGGGACTTGGGCCAGCTAGAATACGCCCGTCACCTGGCCCAGCAGGGGGCGGAAATCTTCCGTCGGGCGGGGGTGAGGACGCTGGTGGCCACCTCCCCTCACTGCTATGACATGTTCAGCCGCCACTATCCCCCCGTGAGCGACTCCTTTCGGCCCCTCCATTACACGTCATTCTTGGCCCAACTGGTGGAGGAAGGGCGGCTATGCTTTCGACCCCTCCCTTGGCGCGTCACCTTCCACGATCCCTGTTATCTAGGACGACGTCATGGCGTGGTGGAGGAGCCACGCCGCATCCTAAGGGCCATCCCCCAGCTGGAGCTGAAGGAGATGGCCCACACTGGCCCCAAGACCCTGTGCTGTGGCGGTGGTGGCGGGCGCATGTGGCTGGAGACGGAGGCCTATGCCCGCCTCTCCCATCTGCGGGTGGAGGAGGCAGCAGCTACAGGGGCCCAGGTGTTGGTGACCGCTTGCCCTCACTGCATCGCCTGCCTGGAGGACTCTGTGAAGCTGCGCGGTCTGCCCTTGAGGGTTATGGACGTGGCCGAGGTGGCGGCTGCAGCCCTCGCTGGGGGTGAGATGCCGTGA
- a CDS encoding electron transfer flavoprotein subunit alpha/FixB family protein, whose product MTKPLYRPEEAQGVWVYLEHVGKELTPVSRQLLGKARELAQKKGVHLTGVLLGHEISHLVEEAWAYGADVVLWADHPALRRYVTGPYARVVADAVLSYKPDVLLLGATANGRDLAGRLAVRLRTGLTADCVDLAWEEGSGHLVGWNTGFGGGIMAAILCPYHRPQMATVRPGVFPTPQPQPRRGEEVRLPVHLQEADLQVEVEEEALVPPAGIMSAQVLVVGGRGTGGQFDPLWELARLLGGEVGATRVAVDEGWIERERQIGQTGYVVRPKLAIVCGASGAFQFTVGLQDAETIVAINIDKEAPIFEQADYCVVDDLFQVVPALVRIIKEG is encoded by the coding sequence GTGACGAAGCCGTTGTACCGCCCCGAGGAGGCTCAGGGGGTTTGGGTATATCTGGAGCACGTAGGCAAGGAATTGACCCCGGTGTCTCGCCAGCTGCTGGGCAAGGCCAGGGAGCTGGCCCAGAAGAAAGGGGTGCACCTAACAGGCGTCCTCTTGGGGCATGAGATCTCCCATCTGGTGGAGGAAGCATGGGCCTACGGCGCCGATGTGGTTCTTTGGGCCGACCATCCCGCCCTGCGACGGTACGTTACAGGGCCTTACGCGCGGGTGGTGGCCGATGCTGTCCTTTCCTACAAGCCCGACGTCTTGCTCCTGGGGGCTACGGCCAACGGCCGCGACCTGGCCGGGCGATTGGCCGTCCGCCTACGCACCGGCCTCACCGCCGATTGTGTGGACCTCGCCTGGGAGGAGGGGAGCGGTCACTTGGTAGGGTGGAACACCGGCTTCGGCGGGGGCATTATGGCGGCCATCCTCTGCCCTTATCATCGCCCCCAGATGGCTACCGTGCGTCCTGGGGTCTTCCCCACCCCTCAGCCTCAGCCACGCCGGGGGGAGGAGGTGCGCCTACCAGTCCATCTCCAGGAGGCCGATCTCCAGGTGGAGGTGGAGGAGGAGGCCCTCGTTCCCCCAGCAGGCATCATGTCCGCCCAGGTGTTGGTGGTGGGCGGTAGGGGAACGGGGGGCCAGTTTGATCCCCTATGGGAGCTGGCTCGCCTTCTGGGGGGCGAGGTGGGGGCCACCAGGGTGGCAGTCGACGAGGGGTGGATCGAGAGGGAGCGCCAAATTGGCCAGACGGGCTATGTGGTGCGCCCTAAGCTGGCCATCGTGTGTGGGGCCTCTGGTGCCTTCCAGTTCACTGTGGGGCTTCAAGACGCCGAGACCATCGTGGCCATCAATATCGATAAGGAAGCCCCCATCTTCGAGCAGGCCGATTACTGCGTAGTGGACGATCTGTTCCAGGTGGTCCCTGCGCTGGTCCGGATCATAAAGGAGGGATAG
- a CDS encoding electron transfer flavoprotein subunit beta/FixA family protein, producing the protein MDLHIIVCLKVVPKPEEVSINPQTMTIDRARARSEINPSDMYALEMALSLKDEHGGEVSLLAMGPPFFEPYLRIAMAMGADAAFLLSDRAFAGADTLATSYVLARGIERLRPFHLVLCGEESSDGATGQVPPGIAEWLDIPQLTYVEHLEVLPHGRVRARRVMDGGYQVLTAPLPALASVKSGVNEPRFIDMDRWLWAMQEAPVTVWGLADLGLDPEMVGAKGSPTVVSRVQQVGARQRKRILITGTAEEEARTLWRFMRPLLEQRS; encoded by the coding sequence ATGGACCTGCATATCATAGTCTGCCTTAAGGTGGTGCCTAAGCCCGAGGAGGTGTCCATAAACCCTCAGACTATGACAATCGACCGGGCTCGTGCTCGTTCGGAGATCAACCCCAGCGATATGTACGCTCTGGAGATGGCCCTCTCCCTTAAAGACGAGCACGGAGGGGAGGTGAGCCTGCTGGCCATGGGCCCCCCCTTCTTTGAGCCCTATCTGCGCATCGCTATGGCCATGGGCGCTGACGCCGCCTTCCTGCTGAGCGACCGGGCTTTCGCTGGCGCCGACACCTTGGCTACCTCTTACGTCCTGGCGCGGGGCATCGAGCGTTTGCGTCCCTTCCACCTTGTCCTCTGTGGTGAGGAGTCGTCCGATGGGGCTACAGGTCAGGTGCCGCCAGGAATAGCGGAATGGCTAGACATCCCCCAGCTCACATATGTGGAGCATCTGGAGGTTCTGCCTCATGGGCGGGTGAGGGCCCGGCGGGTGATGGATGGGGGCTATCAGGTCCTCACCGCTCCCTTGCCCGCCCTAGCATCTGTCAAGAGCGGCGTCAACGAGCCGCGCTTCATCGACATGGACCGTTGGCTGTGGGCCATGCAAGAGGCTCCCGTGACCGTGTGGGGCTTGGCCGACCTGGGGCTCGACCCAGAGATGGTGGGGGCTAAGGGCTCTCCTACAGTGGTCTCTCGAGTGCAGCAGGTGGGGGCGCGCCAGAGGAAGCGCATCCTCATCACCGGGACGGCGGAGGAGGAGGCACGCACCCTATGGCGTTTCATGCGTCCCCTTCTGGAGCAAAGGTCTTAG
- a CDS encoding enoyl-CoA hydratase/isomerase family protein — translation MEFQDIIYEKRAGIAIIRLNRPHKLNACTLNTYAELRAAVQDADRDEDVRALVITGEGRGFCAGDDVQEIFLASPPAGRGPSIRERLEELRGQGQRGVDNLLFFDKPAVAAVNGPAVGYGFDLALMCDVRIAAESARFGSIFVRRGLMADAASLLLLPRIVGWSKAAELTLTGDIIDAQEALRIGLVSKVVPQESLMDEAISLARRMADNAPLAVRMTKHGLRRSLGLDLRPFLEWQSVCQGLLMRSEDHREGARAFVEKREPRFQGR, via the coding sequence GTGGAGTTCCAGGACATCATCTACGAGAAGCGAGCGGGGATCGCCATCATCCGCCTCAATCGCCCCCACAAGCTGAACGCGTGCACCCTCAACACATACGCCGAGCTGCGGGCGGCTGTCCAGGACGCCGATAGGGATGAGGATGTACGGGCCTTGGTCATCACAGGCGAGGGCCGCGGTTTCTGTGCCGGCGACGATGTCCAGGAGATATTCCTGGCCTCGCCGCCTGCGGGCCGCGGCCCCAGCATCCGCGAGCGACTGGAGGAGCTGCGAGGCCAGGGCCAGAGAGGGGTAGACAACTTGCTCTTCTTCGATAAGCCGGCCGTGGCTGCTGTCAACGGCCCTGCCGTGGGCTATGGGTTCGATCTAGCCCTCATGTGCGATGTGCGTATCGCTGCTGAATCGGCGCGTTTTGGCTCTATCTTCGTGCGCCGGGGGCTGATGGCTGATGCTGCCTCCCTTCTCCTTTTGCCTCGCATAGTGGGGTGGAGCAAGGCGGCTGAGCTGACGCTCACCGGGGACATCATCGACGCCCAGGAGGCCCTGCGCATCGGCCTGGTGAGCAAGGTGGTGCCCCAGGAGTCGCTCATGGACGAGGCCATCTCCCTCGCCCGACGCATGGCTGACAACGCGCCCCTGGCGGTGCGGATGACTAAGCATGGCCTGCGCCGCTCCCTCGGCCTAGACCTGCGGCCGTTCCTGGAGTGGCAGTCGGTCTGCCAGGGGCTGTTGATGCGGAGCGAGGACCACCGCGAGGGGGCCCGGGCCTTCGTCGAAAAAAGAGAGCCCCGCTTCCAGGGACGCTAG
- a CDS encoding DUF6285 domain-containing protein, whose protein sequence is MQDRPTVQELLQEVERFLQEEVAPRLEGPRRFHAIVAANAVRIVRRELEMGEAHFQEEWQVLDALLGPEPLPATFQQRKEALHRRIEEVCRRIRAGEADEDTSFRQRLLEFLWLLTRHKLEVNDPSWLQRPRA, encoded by the coding sequence ATGCAGGACCGGCCCACCGTCCAGGAGCTGCTACAAGAGGTGGAGCGTTTCCTTCAAGAGGAGGTGGCGCCTCGGCTAGAAGGCCCGCGGCGCTTTCACGCCATCGTCGCCGCCAACGCCGTGCGCATCGTGCGCCGCGAGCTGGAGATGGGAGAGGCACACTTTCAAGAGGAGTGGCAGGTCCTGGACGCCCTCCTGGGCCCGGAGCCCCTGCCGGCGACGTTTCAACAGCGGAAGGAAGCGCTGCACCGCCGCATAGAAGAGGTGTGCCGCCGCATCCGCGCAGGGGAGGCGGACGAAGATACCTCCTTCCGACAGCGCCTGCTCGAATTCCTGTGGCTCCTTACCCGCCACAAGCTGGAAGTCAACGACCCCAGCTGGCTGCAGCGCCCACGGGCCTAG
- a CDS encoding phosphotransferase family protein, with amino-acid sequence MSEEDGARSLDAAELAARLQAFLGRYYRRVQVHDLRPMAGGAHRQTWAFDALVEDEEGERLLRLVYRSGPPPGAMVGMPIDREYRVLRAAYLSGVPVPRVYPLTADPFEPIDMLVMDRVDGESIARRILRDPEFVQARRLLPHQLGEALARIHRIDIQRHGLDDLPAPPEGSSPAAHALAVLRATYEAVALVPSPVFEMAFRWLAQRLPSSSWRTLVHGDYRLGNLIIGPEGLRAVLDWEGAHIGDPMEDVGWCCVRSWRFGQDHLPVAGLGQREELRAAYEEAGGPAIQWDAWSWWEAYGNLRWGIICIMQARRSLDGHEPSVELATIGRRVSETEWELLHIMEGR; translated from the coding sequence ATGAGCGAAGAGGACGGCGCCCGCTCTCTCGACGCCGCTGAGTTGGCGGCACGGTTGCAGGCGTTCTTGGGCCGCTATTACCGGCGCGTTCAGGTTCACGACCTTCGACCTATGGCCGGCGGCGCCCACCGTCAGACCTGGGCCTTCGACGCCTTGGTGGAGGACGAGGAGGGGGAGCGGCTTCTACGGCTCGTCTACCGGAGTGGGCCGCCCCCTGGAGCCATGGTGGGCATGCCCATCGATAGGGAGTACCGCGTGCTGCGGGCGGCCTACCTCTCGGGGGTGCCGGTGCCCAGGGTCTACCCCCTCACCGCCGACCCCTTCGAGCCCATCGATATGCTGGTGATGGATAGGGTGGATGGGGAGAGCATCGCCCGCCGGATCCTTCGTGACCCCGAGTTCGTCCAGGCGCGGCGCCTATTGCCCCACCAATTGGGGGAGGCATTGGCCCGCATCCATCGCATAGATATCCAGCGCCACGGGCTGGACGACCTACCAGCCCCACCCGAGGGCAGTAGCCCGGCGGCCCATGCCCTGGCGGTCCTACGGGCCACCTACGAGGCGGTGGCCCTGGTGCCCTCGCCTGTGTTCGAGATGGCCTTCCGCTGGCTGGCCCAGCGCCTTCCCTCCTCGTCGTGGCGCACCTTGGTGCACGGCGACTATCGCCTGGGGAACCTTATCATTGGGCCGGAGGGGCTACGAGCCGTCCTGGACTGGGAGGGGGCCCATATCGGCGACCCCATGGAGGACGTAGGCTGGTGCTGCGTCCGCTCCTGGCGCTTTGGGCAGGACCATCTGCCCGTGGCTGGGCTGGGGCAACGGGAGGAGCTGCGCGCCGCCTATGAGGAGGCGGGCGGCCCAGCCATCCAGTGGGATGCCTGGAGCTGGTGGGAGGCCTATGGGAACCTGCGCTGGGGCATCATCTGTATCATGCAGGCGCGGCGCTCCCTGGACGGACATGAGCCCAGCGTGGAGCTGGCCACCATTGGCCGGCGCGTCTCAGAGACTGAATGGGAGCTGCTGCATATCATGGAGGGGCGCTGA
- a CDS encoding LLM class flavin-dependent oxidoreductase: MKFGLVYDFRNPERWRRPFPELYAALLEQIQEVERLGYDAVFVTEHHFIDDGYCPSPLVALGAIAARTRRIRLGTWVALLPLYHPLRLAEDAAVVDQLSGGRLELGMGLGYREEEFAGYGIPLRHRRGRMEEGVEVLRRALAGERFSFTGRYFQLRDVMVTPPPCQQPFPLWLAARSPVTARRAARLRADLMLVGPPSVYEEYVAALRAQAEDPSCYRLLGLLPWAVAEDPERYWAEAGPHFAYMAGLYGQWYSQRGDLPEDRQWRQWTGWSPDDFRRAGMVLVGTPEQVKEGILAATRLLPYDYIVSWATLPGQNPKRAMESLELFARQVMPVVRAATGREE; the protein is encoded by the coding sequence ATGAAGTTCGGACTGGTGTACGACTTCCGCAACCCCGAGCGGTGGCGGCGCCCCTTCCCGGAGCTGTACGCTGCCTTGCTGGAGCAGATACAGGAAGTCGAGCGGCTGGGCTACGATGCCGTGTTCGTCACCGAGCACCACTTCATCGACGATGGCTATTGCCCTTCGCCCTTGGTGGCCCTGGGAGCCATCGCCGCTCGGACCAGACGTATCCGCCTTGGCACCTGGGTGGCCCTCCTGCCCCTGTACCATCCCCTCCGCTTGGCCGAGGACGCGGCAGTGGTGGACCAGCTCTCCGGAGGCAGGCTGGAGCTGGGGATGGGGCTGGGCTACCGGGAAGAGGAGTTCGCTGGCTACGGCATCCCCTTGCGTCACCGTCGCGGCCGCATGGAGGAGGGGGTCGAGGTCCTGCGGCGCGCCCTGGCTGGGGAGCGCTTCTCCTTTACGGGCCGCTACTTTCAGCTTCGCGACGTGATGGTGACGCCGCCGCCCTGTCAGCAGCCTTTCCCGCTGTGGCTGGCGGCCAGGAGTCCCGTCACCGCCCGTCGGGCGGCGCGCCTCCGGGCTGACCTGATGCTGGTGGGCCCGCCCTCGGTGTACGAGGAGTATGTCGCCGCCCTCCGTGCTCAGGCGGAGGACCCCTCTTGCTATCGGCTGCTCGGCCTCCTGCCCTGGGCCGTGGCCGAGGACCCGGAGCGGTACTGGGCCGAGGCAGGGCCCCATTTCGCCTATATGGCCGGGCTCTACGGCCAGTGGTACAGCCAGCGGGGGGACCTGCCTGAGGACAGGCAGTGGCGCCAGTGGACGGGATGGTCGCCTGATGACTTCCGCCGCGCCGGCATGGTGCTCGTGGGCACCCCTGAGCAGGTGAAGGAAGGCATCCTGGCAGCGACGCGGCTCCTGCCGTACGATTACATCGTGAGCTGGGCTACCCTGCCCGGTCAGAACCCGAAGCGCGCCATGGAGTCGCTGGAGCTGTTCGCTCGCCAAGTGATGCCGGTGGTAAGAGCGGCCACTGGGCGCGAAGAATAA
- a CDS encoding LLM class flavin-dependent oxidoreductase — MKFGLWYDFRCPPHSPLTWRETYAQTLEHIRYAEELGYDDIWLSEHHFIEDGYLPSLLPVAAAVAAVTSRVTIGTNILLAPFHHPVRLAEEAALVDILSGGRFLLGLAVGYRREEFAGFGVPRHKRGPITEEVIQVVLRCWTEEEFDFEGQFFRLRGVRATPKPVQRPRPELWVGALGPAAVRRAARYADGIIAGPEQVGQYAEALAAQGREGERPRVALGLPWLYVTDDPERAWRELYPHLSYQINGYQKWFSEAGQPIFGSEPYMSLEDLQARGPYLVGTPQQVREALGQLFAQAPAERYFWWAIPPGLPPREAVRSMELFARQVMPYFKER; from the coding sequence ATGAAGTTCGGTCTCTGGTACGACTTCCGCTGCCCTCCCCACTCGCCCCTGACCTGGCGGGAAACCTATGCTCAGACCCTGGAGCATATCCGTTATGCCGAGGAGCTGGGCTACGACGATATCTGGCTGTCGGAGCATCACTTCATCGAGGACGGCTATCTGCCGTCGCTCCTGCCGGTGGCGGCGGCGGTGGCGGCTGTTACCTCCCGCGTGACCATCGGCACCAACATCCTGTTGGCCCCCTTTCACCATCCGGTGCGGCTGGCGGAAGAAGCGGCCTTGGTGGACATCCTCTCGGGCGGGCGCTTCCTGCTGGGCCTGGCGGTGGGTTACCGGCGGGAGGAGTTCGCCGGCTTCGGCGTGCCCAGGCATAAGCGGGGCCCCATCACCGAGGAGGTCATACAGGTGGTGCTGCGTTGCTGGACGGAGGAGGAGTTCGACTTCGAGGGCCAGTTCTTCCGCCTGCGCGGGGTGCGGGCCACGCCCAAGCCCGTCCAGCGCCCCAGGCCGGAGTTGTGGGTGGGCGCCCTGGGCCCGGCGGCGGTGCGGCGGGCGGCCCGCTACGCCGATGGCATTATCGCCGGGCCGGAGCAGGTGGGCCAGTACGCCGAGGCCCTGGCGGCCCAGGGCAGGGAGGGGGAGCGGCCCCGCGTCGCCCTGGGCCTGCCCTGGCTGTACGTCACCGACGACCCCGAGCGGGCCTGGCGCGAGCTCTATCCGCACCTCAGCTACCAGATCAACGGCTATCAGAAGTGGTTTTCCGAGGCAGGACAGCCCATCTTCGGCAGCGAGCCCTACATGAGCCTGGAAGACCTCCAGGCCCGCGGGCCGTACCTGGTGGGCACGCCGCAGCAGGTCCGGGAGGCGCTAGGGCAGCTGTTCGCCCAAGCGCCGGCCGAGCGCTACTTTTGGTGGGCCATCCCGCCGGGACTGCCGCCCCGAGAGGCCGTGCGCTCCATGGAGCTGTTCGCCCGCCAGGTGATGCCCTACTTCAAGGAGAGGTAA